The genome window GCGGCCGACTGCACCGACGTCGAGGGGGTGACCGGCGCGCTGCGCGCGGCGGGAGGGTTCACCACCGGACACCGGGCGCTGCTGCTGGGCGCGGGCGGCACGGCCGCCGCGGCCCTGGCGGGGCTGGCCGAACTGGGCATCCGCGAGGTGGTGCTCGCGGTCCGCGAGCCCGCCAGGGCGGGCCAGGCGCTGGAGACCGCGCAGCGGGTGGGCCTGCGGGTGCGGACCGAGCGGCTCGACGACGTGGACCTCGCGGCCGAGGTGCCGGCCGCCGACGTCGTGGTCTCGACGCTGCCCGCCGGTGCGGTCGACGCCCACGCGCCCGCGCTGGCGCGCTCGGCGTGCTTGCTCGACGTCGTCTACCACCCGTGGCCGACACCGCTGGCCACCGCCGTGGCCGCCGCGGGCGGACGGCTGGCGACCGGCCTGGACATGCTGCTGCACCAGGCGTTCGGGCAGGTCGAGCAGTTCACCGGCCGCACCGCTCCGCGCCGCGCGATGCGCGACGCGCTGGCGGCGGCGACCGGCGGGCAGGTGCCCCTCCCGCTGTGAGCGGCGCGCCTCGGCTCACCGGTAGGTGGCGTCGGCCGGGGACCCGCCCTGCACCTGCTCGATGCGTTCGGCCTGCATCGCGGCCAGCCGCTGCGCCACGTCGGTGCCCCTGGACTCGTCGGTGATGACCGCGACGACGGTGCCCACCCGCAGCACCACCCGGGTCTCGTCGGAGTCCTGGTAGGCGTGGCTCTCGTCGCCGACGGCGGGCAGGTCGATCTCGGTGAGGTCGTCCTTGCCGCCCAGCGAGTCCACCAGCGCCCCGTACCGGGACCCGGCGCCGTCCGGAGTGCCGAAGGCCTGCAGGCCCACCGTCGCCGAGTCGCCTCCTGGCCGCTCCACCTCCTGCTTGGCCACGACCAGGACGCCTTCGCAACCCGCCTTGGTGTCGTACCGGCAGCCGTTCACCGCGTCGTCGCCGGTGGCGAGCCGGGTGTCGGAGTGGTCGGCCGACCAGCCGGCGGGCAGCGCCCTGGCGTCCGGGAGGGCCTGCTGCACCTGCTGCGAGTTCAGCGGTGCGCCTGAGCCGTCACAACCGGACAGGGCGGCCACCAGCGCTGCCGACAACGCCCCGCGCGCCCACAACTGGTCGTTCATCTTCCATCCCCTCGGCCGCTGCGGTGTGGGTCCCGGGTGGGACGCGGCACGATCATGGAAGGTTCCGGTGCGAGCTGTCGAGCATCGCCGGTCCAACAGGACTAGCCGTGTACGTACGAGGTCCCCTGCCGTCCGGCAGGGGACCTCGTACGTCGGTGGGGCGGCTCAGCTCTCGTCGAGGTCCGAGCCCACCAGCTGGACCAGGTGGTCCAGCGCGGCCTCGGCGCCTTCGCCCTCGGCCGACAGAACGACCTCGTCGCCGTGCGCCGCGCCCAGCGTCATCAGGCCGAGGATGCTGCCTGCCTCCACCGGCTGGGTGTCGTCCTTGCGGATCGTGATCTTGACCGACTGCGCGGCGGCGGCCTTGGCGACCAGGGCCGCCGGACGCGCGTGCAGTCCCACCTTGCTCGCCACGGTGACCCGTCGCTCAGGCATGGATGCTCCGTTCTCGAATAGGCTCACGCGCCGGTCGCGGCCGGCTCAGCTGCGGGCACCGCCGGTGTCGGGGTCCGGTGCGCCGCTCCCGGCATTATCCGTGCTCCCCCGGGGTGCCGA of Saccharopolyspora erythraea contains these proteins:
- a CDS encoding shikimate dehydrogenase, translating into MARSEARRAGVVGKPIEHSLSPVLHGAAYAELGLGDWTYERIEADADELPGLVGGLGPEWAGLSVTMPGKRAALAFADVVTDRAAAVGAANTLTPRPGGGWAADCTDVEGVTGALRAAGGFTTGHRALLLGAGGTAAAALAGLAELGIREVVLAVREPARAGQALETAQRVGLRVRTERLDDVDLAAEVPAADVVVSTLPAGAVDAHAPALARSACLLDVVYHPWPTPLATAVAAAGGRLATGLDMLLHQAFGQVEQFTGRTAPRRAMRDALAAATGGQVPLPL
- a CDS encoding HPr family phosphocarrier protein; this translates as MPERRVTVASKVGLHARPAALVAKAAAAQSVKITIRKDDTQPVEAGSILGLMTLGAAHGDEVVLSAEGEGAEAALDHLVQLVGSDLDES